GCAGTCAACCAGCTCTGTGAAACCTTTGATGTGGATTTACAAGTCCATGAAATGGCACTGGATCAACCAACCAATGATTTTTCCAAAGGTCCGGCCATGTCCGATGAAGATGCTGCCGAAGCCTTTTTCTATGGTATGACAACGGTGAAAGATCATACAGACCTGCTGTGTATCGGGGAAATGGGCATTGGCAACACAACAGCAGCAGCAGCCGTTGCCCACGGCCTTTATGACGGGGCGGCTGAAACCTGGGTGGGCCGTGGCACAGGCGTAAATGACGAAGCCATGGGCCATAAAATCGCCGTGGTGGCCGAATCTGTTTTGGTTAATAAGGCTGAAATGAAAGACGGCCTTGATGTCCTGCGATGCTTGGGCGGGCGTGAACTGGCCGCGATGGCCGGTGCGGTAATCGCTGCACGACTAAAACGTATTCCGGTCCTGCTGGATGGCTATGTCTGCACCGCAGCTGTTGCCACACTGGAAGCCACCTGCAAAGGGGCCTTGGATCACTGTATGGTCGCCCATAATTCTGTGGAACCGGGTCATCAGCTGCTCTGTGAAAGAATCGGCAAGAAAGCCCTGTTTGATCTGGATATGCGTCTGGGCGAAGCCAGCGGTGCGGTTCTCGCTGTTGGTCTGGTGCGTTCTGCTGTGGCCTGTCACAATAACATGGCGACCTTCGGCGATGCCGGGGTTGCGACCAAAGAAGACTAAAACAATGGCGAAATCCCTCACCCTAACCGGGTTTATCATGCTTATCATTTTAGCGATGATGTGGGGATCAAGCTTTACCATGATCAAGATTGCGCTTGATGCCTTTGGCCCTGCCAGTATTGCTGCGGGGCGCATTGGGCTGGCCGCGATTGTCCTTGTGCTCATCGCAACCTTGCGCCGTGAAGAAATCCCACGTGAACGCAAAACCTGGGTCGGGCTGTTCTGGTTGGCCATTTTGGGCAATTGCGCCCCCTTTTTCCTAATCGGTTGGGGCGAACATGTGGTTGATGGTGGAATGACAGCAGTCTTGATGTCCACCATCCCCCTGAGTGTACCGATCATGGCCCATTTCTTTACCGATGATGAAAAGCTCACCCCTTATATGGTCGCCGGGGTTTGTATCGGTTTTGTCGGGCTACTCGTTCTGGTTGGCCCCAGTGTGCTTTATGGTTTAGGTCAGGATATCCTTGCCCAAGGGGCCATTGTATCAGCCGCCCTGTGTTATGGGGCTGCTTCTATCGTGGCCCGCCGTCTTTCCCATGTACCGTTTATGGTGGTGGCTGCGGGTTCCATGACCATTGCCACCTTGATCATGATCCCGCCTGCCTTAATCATTGACCAGCCTTGGACGATTGAAGCGAATTTCAGCCAGGTTGCCTCCCTCATCTACCTTGGTCTTTTCCCAACGGCCCTTGCCAATATTTTGCTATTACAGGTCATCAATACCTCTGGGGTGAGTTTTCTGGCCCTGAATAACTATCTGGTGCCTGTTTTCGGCATTGCCATTGCGGCCCTCACACTGGGTGAAAAAATCCCGCCTGAAATGCTCA
This sequence is a window from Terasakiella sp. SH-1. Protein-coding genes within it:
- the cobT gene encoding nicotinate-nucleotide--dimethylbenzimidazole phosphoribosyltransferase, with the protein product MNTLPHVQKLDDIREILEVLPEFSHEAKQQADAREPQLTKPAGSLGRLEEVSHWVASWQGSYPPRVKSVHCNVYAGNHGVVARGVSAYPPEVTQQMVQNFINGGAAVNQLCETFDVDLQVHEMALDQPTNDFSKGPAMSDEDAAEAFFYGMTTVKDHTDLLCIGEMGIGNTTAAAAVAHGLYDGAAETWVGRGTGVNDEAMGHKIAVVAESVLVNKAEMKDGLDVLRCLGGRELAAMAGAVIAARLKRIPVLLDGYVCTAAVATLEATCKGALDHCMVAHNSVEPGHQLLCERIGKKALFDLDMRLGEASGAVLAVGLVRSAVACHNNMATFGDAGVATKED
- a CDS encoding DMT family transporter, which encodes MAKSLTLTGFIMLIILAMMWGSSFTMIKIALDAFGPASIAAGRIGLAAIVLVLIATLRREEIPRERKTWVGLFWLAILGNCAPFFLIGWGEHVVDGGMTAVLMSTIPLSVPIMAHFFTDDEKLTPYMVAGVCIGFVGLLVLVGPSVLYGLGQDILAQGAIVSAALCYGAASIVARRLSHVPFMVVAAGSMTIATLIMIPPALIIDQPWTIEANFSQVASLIYLGLFPTALANILLLQVINTSGVSFLALNNYLVPVFGIAIAALTLGEKIPPEMLTALGIIFVGIFVSNLKRKSG